A genome region from Populus alba chromosome 5, ASM523922v2, whole genome shotgun sequence includes the following:
- the LOC118029228 gene encoding ethylene-responsive transcription factor ERF014, which produces MVKSEHRIQSEASKPVAIPSMPSPSGCKKRKYKGVRMRSWGSWVSEIRAPNQKTRIWLGSYSTPEAAARAYDAALFCLKGSAAALNFPISPSHYTPDTVMSPKSIQRVAAAAANSFVDNPTTPQASSPPLPCSSSSSSSSISSPPSVVSSPSDQLDDYISLMESFVTNNEPVSMLDSWYNFDGLQSPKYLDLNWVSFNPPMIDDLYEGDLRLWSFAE; this is translated from the coding sequence ATGGTGAAGAGCGAGCACAGAATCCAGTCGGAGGCTTCGAAACCAGTGGCAATACCATCAATGCCCTCACCGTCAGGATGCAAGAAGAGGAAATACAAGGGAGTTAGAATGAGAAGTTGGGGCTCATGGGTGTCAGAGATAAGGGCACCGAatcaaaaaacaagaatatGGCTAGGCTCTTATTCAACTCCTGAAGCTGCTGCTAGAGCCTATGATGCAGCTCTTTTCTGTCTCAAGGGCTCCGCAGCCGCTCTCAACTTTCCTATTTCTCCCTCGCATTACACTCCTGACACTGTTATGTCCCCAAAGTCGATTCAAAGAGTGGCTGCAGCTGCTGCTAATAGTTTTGTAGACAATCCCACCACCCCACAAGCATCATCACCTCCTCTTCCttgttcctcctcctcctcctcctcgtcaATCTCATCACCACCATCAGTGGTTTCCTCGCCGTCCGATCAGCTTGATGATTATATATCACTGATGGAATCTTTTGTGACCAACAATGAACCAGTTTCAATGCTAGATTCTTGGTACAATTTTGATGGCTTGCAATCACCAAAGTATCTTGATCTCAATTGGGTCTCATTCAATCCACCAATGATCGATGATTTATACGAAGGGGATCTTCGTCTATGGAGCTTTGCTGAGTAG